CCATTTGGTTCAGTTCCAAATCGCGCAATTCTTTGGAAAGCATCTTCGGCGTAATGCCTGTTACGGCGCGTTCCAGTTCCTTAAAGCGTTTTTTGCCGCCTAACAAAGCTCCCATAATCGGAAGTTTCCATTTGCCATTGAGCAAGTCGAGCGTGTCGCGAATGGCTAATGCGTCTTGAATCGAACATTTTCCAGCCTGAATATTATAATCTCTTTCCATATTTTATGCTGATAATCAATATAGTTTATTGTTGTATAGTGCTATACTTTAGTATAGTAGTTACGAATGTATAGCAAAGGTATGTAATTTTGATTCATCAAAAACAAATTCAGATTCAAAATTTTTTAAACACAATAAATATGATACTTGTAACAGGCGCAACTGGCCATTTGGGCGGCCTTGCCATCGAATTTTTGCTTAAAAAAGTTCCAGCCAATCAAATCGCAGCGTTGGCGCGTACACCCGAAAAAGCCGCAGATTTGGCCGCTAAAGGCGTAGAAATCCGTCAGGGTGATTACCACGATTACGCGTCGTTGGTGGCTGCATTTAGAGGCGTGGACAAATTGTTATTGGTGTCGTCAAGCGACTTCAACGACCGCGCAGGCCAACAAATCAACGCCATCAACGCCGCCAAAGAAGCTGGCGTAAAACACATTGTTTATACGAGTGTGGCGGCCAATAAAAATGTTTCGTCGCAATCCGTGAAACTTATCACAGATAGCCACTTGGCCACAGACGCGCATCTAAAAGCATCTGGCGTAGCTTATACTTTGCTTAACAACACGCTTTACGCCGACGTATTGCCGATGTTCGTGGGTGAAAAAGTAGCCGAAACAGGTGTATTTTTCCCAGCAGGCAATGGCCGCGTAGCTTACGCCACACGCGAAAATATGGCCGAAGCTGCCGCCAATGTGTTGGCAGGTACTGGTCACGAAAACAAAGAATACGACATTACAGGCCTTGAAGCTCTTTCGTATGGCGATGTGGCGGCTCTTTTGTCGGAGATTTTTGGTAAAACAATCAGCTACACCGATGCGCCATTGGAAGTTTATGTGGACGTGTTGAAAGGTGCAGGCGTACCAGATGTATTTGTAGAAATGCTTTCGGGTTTTGCTACGGCCATCAAAAAAGATGAGTTAGATGTAGTTAGCTCAGATTTGGAAAATCTTTTGGGTAAAAAACCAACAACTGTAGCAGATTATTTGCGTGGTGTTTACGGCGCGAAATAATAGCTGTTTTGGTTTTCTCTATAAAAAAAGCCCTCGCAAAATCAATGTTTGCGAGGGCTTCGTATTTTTTAAATAATCAGAAGATTACACTTCCAAAAGCAAACGAGTTGGGTCTTCGAGGAGTTGTTTTACACGTACCAAGAAACCAACCGATTCGCGACCGTCGATAATGCGGTGGTCGTAAGACAATGCCACGTACATAATCGGACGGATAACTACTTGACCACCAACAGCCACAGGGCGTTCTACGATATTGTGCATACCCAAAATAGCCGATTGAGGCGAGTTGATGATTGGCGTAGAAAGCATCGAACCGAAAATACCACCGTTAGTGATTGTGAAGGTTCCGCCTGTCATTTCTTCGATAGTCAATTTGTTGTCGCGTGCGCGAGTAGCCAAACGAACTACTTCTTTTTCCAGTTGAGCAAAGCTCATATCTTCCGCATTGCGAATTACTGGCACTACCAACCCTTTTGGCGCAGATACAGCGATAGAAATATCTGCGAAGTCGTTATAAACGATTTCGTCGCCATCAATGTAAGCATTTACAGCAGGGAATTCTTTAAGAGCTACGGCGCAAGCTTTCGTGAAGAACGACATAAAGCCCAAACCTACTGAGTGTACTTCTTTGAATTTGTCTTTGTATTTGTTACGCAAATCCATGATTGGCTTCATATCTACTTCGTTGAAAGTAGTAAGCATCGCCGTTTCATTTTTCACAGCTACCAAGCGGCGCGAAACTGTTTTACGCAAAGGCGTAAGTTTTTGGCGACGTTGGTTGCGGCTTCCGCCAAATGCACCAGAAGTAACTTGTGCAGGCGCAGCGGCAGCAGGTGCAGCAGCTGGTTTGGTTGGAGCTGGCGTAGCTTTAAGCGCATCTTCTTTCGTGATGCGGCCACCCACACCCGAACCGATTACTTGTGCGGCTTCCATGCCTTTTTCGGCCAAAATTTTGCCAGCAGCTGGCGAGGCATGACCCGAAGCATACGACGAAGAAGCAGCACTTCCCGCAGCGGCAGCAGGTGCAGAAGGCGTAGCGGCAGGAGCAGCAACCGACGCGCCAGCACCTTCGATGCGACAAATCACATCGCCGATGGCAAGCGTAGTGCCCGACTGAGCCACGATGCGCAACACGCCCGAAGCCTCAGCATTCAATTCAAAAGTTGCTTTGTCTGATTCTATTTCGCAGATTACCTCGTCTTGATTAACGAAATCGCCATCTTTTTTAGACCAAGTACCTACCGTAACTTCAGCGATAGATTCGCCTACCGCAGGAACTTTCATTTCTATTGTTTTGGCAGCAGCTGCAGCTGGAGCAGCAGCGGCTGGCGTTTCGGCAGGAGCTGCTGCTCCAGCTGCAGCACTTGCGCCAACATTTTCAAGTTTTGCAATAAGCGCACCGATAGGTAGAGTTTCGCCTGCTTGCGCTACGATGCGTAGTACGCCTTCGGCTGGAGAATTGAGTTCAAAAGTTGCTTTGTCAGATTCAAGTTCGCAAAGAACCTCGTCTAATTTTACTACATCGCCATCTTTTTTGTTCCAAGTGGCAATTGTTACTTCCGTGATAGATTCGCCTACTGTAGGCACTTTAATTTCTAAGCTCATCGGTGTTATATTTTGTGATAATTGAAGAAATTTATTGATAAATAAACC
This genomic window from Flexibacter flexilis DSM 6793 contains:
- a CDS encoding winged helix-turn-helix transcriptional regulator, which produces MERDYNIQAGKCSIQDALAIRDTLDLLNGKWKLPIMGALLGGKKRFKELERAVTGITPKMLSKELRDLELNQMVSRTVHDTLPPTVEYEITEYGRSLDIVIIAMRDWGFLHRKRIFGEMTATHSAEVPASA
- the odhB gene encoding 2-oxoglutarate dehydrogenase complex dihydrolipoyllysine-residue succinyltransferase, with product MSLEIKVPTVGESITEVTIATWNKKDGDVVKLDEVLCELESDKATFELNSPAEGVLRIVAQAGETLPIGALIAKLENVGASAAAGAAAPAETPAAAAPAAAAAKTIEMKVPAVGESIAEVTVGTWSKKDGDFVNQDEVICEIESDKATFELNAEASGVLRIVAQSGTTLAIGDVICRIEGAGASVAAPAATPSAPAAAAGSAASSSYASGHASPAAGKILAEKGMEAAQVIGSGVGGRITKEDALKATPAPTKPAAAPAAAAPAQVTSGAFGGSRNQRRQKLTPLRKTVSRRLVAVKNETAMLTTFNEVDMKPIMDLRNKYKDKFKEVHSVGLGFMSFFTKACAVALKEFPAVNAYIDGDEIVYNDFADISIAVSAPKGLVVPVIRNAEDMSFAQLEKEVVRLATRARDNKLTIEEMTGGTFTITNGGIFGSMLSTPIINSPQSAILGMHNIVERPVAVGGQVVIRPIMYVALSYDHRIIDGRESVGFLVRVKQLLEDPTRLLLEV
- a CDS encoding SDR family oxidoreductase; protein product: MILVTGATGHLGGLAIEFLLKKVPANQIAALARTPEKAADLAAKGVEIRQGDYHDYASLVAAFRGVDKLLLVSSSDFNDRAGQQINAINAAKEAGVKHIVYTSVAANKNVSSQSVKLITDSHLATDAHLKASGVAYTLLNNTLYADVLPMFVGEKVAETGVFFPAGNGRVAYATRENMAEAAANVLAGTGHENKEYDITGLEALSYGDVAALLSEIFGKTISYTDAPLEVYVDVLKGAGVPDVFVEMLSGFATAIKKDELDVVSSDLENLLGKKPTTVADYLRGVYGAK